AGATTGGTATAAATCATGATCCGGAGAACAGGCTCGCTACGCGTCAGCGATTTGGCGATCAACGCCGCCGCCGTCATGGAAACCGCAGCCGCGACCGCTGACAATGTGCCGATGCCGACCTCGGTCGCGCCGGGCCGAATAACGATCAGGACTCCCAGAAAGCCAATCGTCACAGCAACCCAGCGACGCAGCCGGACGACCTCCCCCAAAAGCAGTGCCCCACCCACCGTGATGAGAATCGGCGCACTGAATGTAATCGTGGTCGCCTGGGCCATCGGGATTTGGGCAATCGCAAAGACGAAAAAAAGCATCCCGCCGGTGGACCCCGCGCTTCTGGAAAAATGACGGAACGGAAGGTCCGTTTTCAAAACCGACAGACCTTCCCTGCTCAGGGCCCTTAGCAAAAAGGGAGACAGGACCAATAGCGCAACAACGCTACGTAAAAAGCCGATTTGAAACGGATGCATCCCCATATCCGCCGCCGCACGGACAAGCCCGTTCATAACAGCAAATAAGGCCGCCGCCAGAACCATCCAGGCGGCACCGGCCATCGGGAAAGTCGACCGCGGCAGCGAAAAAATCCGTTCTTCGTTTATATGCACTGCAGCAAACCCTTGAGAAATCGTTGTGAACAGTGCTATCCCAAGAGACAACAAGCTGCAAACAGCAAGCGACGCAGTCAATTACGCAGGGAGCGCCCATGATGAGCCAACCGCTTTGGACACCATCCGCCACACGTATCGCAAAATCCAATATCACTTCCTTTGCCAAGGCACTGGAACTGGAACATGGTGTCAGCCTGCCGGACTATGCCGCCCTGCATGACTTCTCCATCAATGAAATGGAGAAATTCTGGAGTTCCTTCTGGGAGTTTGCCGATATCAAGGCCCAGACCAGGGGCGAAGAGGTTCTGATTGACGCGGACAAGATGCCGGGTGCTCAGTTCTTCCCGGGCGCGAAGCTGAACTTCGCCGAAAACCTGCTCACCAAACGCGACAACAACACCGCAATCGTGTTCTGGGCGGAAGACAAGGTTAAACGCCGCCTGACCTGGAAAGAGCTCTATGACGGTGTCTCCCGCCTGTCCCAGGCCCTGCGCGACCTGGGCGTGAAGCCCGGTGACCGCATTGCAGGCTTCGTTCCCAATATGCCGGAAACCGTGATGGCCATGCTGGCTGCGACCGCCATCGGCGCGATCTGGACGTCCTGTTCTCCCGATTTCGGTATCCAGGGTGTGTTGGACCGCTTCGGACAGACCGAGCCGGTCGTCCTGTTTACCGCCGACGGCTATTTCTACAACGGCAAAAGCCACGACTCTCTGGGCCGGGTGAAAGAAATCGCGGGCGAACTGTCGAGCCTGCGCAAGGTTGTTGTGATGCCGCTGGTTGATGATGATCCGGAAGTTCACAACATTCTGGGCGCGGAAACCCTGGAAGATTTCATCGAAGACTTCGAGCCGAAAGACATCGAGTTCGAAATGATGCCGTTCAACCACCCGGTCTACATCATGTATTCCAGCGGCACGACCGGAAAACCGAAGTGCATCGTGCATGGTGCAGGCGGCACCCTTTTGCAGCAGAAGAAGGAGCATCTCCTTCACTGCGATGCCAAGCCGGGTTCCCGCGTGTTCTATTTCACCACCTGTGGCTGGATGATGTGGAACTGGCTGGTGGCTGCCCTGTCCTGCAAGGCGACGCTGATGTTGTTTGACGGCTCCCCCTTCGCGCCCAGTGGCAATATCCTGTTTGATTATGCCCAGGAAGAAGAAATCACATTCTTCGGCACCTCCGCCAAATGGATCGACGCCTGCAGCAAGGCAGAACTCCGGCCGATCGATACCCATAACCTGGGCAGCGTGGAAACAATCACGTCCACCGGCTCGCCGCTGGTGCCGGAAAGCTTTGACTATGTCTATGACGCCATCAAGAAAGACGTCCTGCTTGCCTCCATTTCCGGCGGCACGGACATTCTGAGCTGTTTCATGCTGGGCGTGCCGATCCTGCCGGTCTGGAAGGGTGAAATCCAGGTAGCGGGCCTCGGCATGGCAGTCGACGTCTTCGGCGAAGACGGCAAGACCGTCGAAGGCGACAAGGGCGAACTGGTCTGCACCAAGCCTTTCCCGTCCATGCCGGTCGCTTTCTGGAATGACCCGGATGGCGCGCGTTACAAAGGTGCCTATTTCAAGCGTTTCGACAACATCTGGCACCATGGGGATTTTGTCTCCCGCACGGAACACGGCGGCTACGTCATTTTCGGCCGTTCCGATGCGACCCTGAACCCCGGCGGCGTGCGGATCGGCACGGCGGAAATCTATCGCCAGGTTGAAGGCTTTGCCCAGGTTCTGGAATCCATTGTGATCGGTCAGGAATGGAAAGGAGACACGCGCGTCGTGCTCTTTGTCCGCCTTGCACCGGGCGCGACGCTGGACGAGGATTTGCAGCGTGCCATCCGCTCCCACATCCGCCAGCAGTGCACTCCGCGCCATGTGCCCGCAAAAATTGTCGCTGTCGACGATATCCCGCGGACCCGCTCCGGCAAGATCACCGAACTTGCGGTTCGCGACATTGTCCATGGCCGTCCGGTGAAAAACCAGGAGGCCCTGTCCAATCCGGAGGCCCTGGCACTCTACAAAAACATTCCGGAACTTCAGGAAGATTAAGCTTCCCGGATCAAGGAACAGAAAAGGGGGAAAGCCTGCCGCTTTCCCCCTTTTTTATTATGCCATGACAAAGTCCGGGTTATGCTTCCAAAACTCTGGCGAGGCGGTCCACCGCCTCCGCCATCTGTTCCTCCGGCACCGCGGCATAGCCTAAAAGCAAGCCCTGGTGACCGTTGCTCGCCGCATAGTAGGAAGACAGGCAGGATAGAGACAGCCCCTTGTCACGGGCGCGTTCCACCGCCTCGACATCCGTCATCCGCGCCGCCAGTTCCGGTCTGAACCGCGCCATGACATGCATTCCGGCTTCCGACGGGGCAACATCCAGCAAATGCCCGACGCGCGCCTGCAGGACAGACAGCAGTTTTTCCTGCCTTTGGCTATAGAGCTTGCGGGTCCGCCGGAGATGCGCCGCGAAGAACCCTTCCTCGATAAAGGTCGCCAGGGCGGGCTGCGCAATCGTGCTTGGATGATCGTCAAGCGCCGCGCGCGCCGCACGGAATGGCTCTGTCAGGTCCGGCGGCACAACCAGATAGCCAAGACGCAGGGACGGGAACATAACCTTGGAGAAGCTGCCCACATAGACAACGCGCCCATCCCGGTCGAGGCCCTGCAAGGCCGCCAGCGGCCGCCCGCCATAGCGGTACTCGCTGTCATAATCATCCTCGATGACCCATCCGTCGCCGCGCGACGCCCATTCCAACAGCTTCAAACGCCGCGCCAGTGTCATCGTCACACTCAACGGGAACTGATGGGAGGGTGCTACACAGGCAAGCCGTGCTTCCGGCGCCATGCGTTCACCCGCATCGACGTCGAACCCCTCGTCATCCACCGGTACAGGAATCAGTTCCGCCCCGGCCGCCATCAGGGCACCACGAACGCCCGGATAGCCCGGTTCCTCAACCAGAACCGGATCACCATCGTCAAGCAGGACATGCGCCGCCAGCCCGATGGCCTGTTGGGCACCGGATACGATAATCACCTGTTCCGCATCACAGCGCACGGCACGCGCCGTGCGCAGATATCCAGCAATAGCCTCACGCAGCGGCAAATAGCCTGCGGGTTCTGCATTGGCGAGCAGATCAATTGGCGGACGCCGCCAGGCCTTCGACATCAAACGGGACCAGACATCGAAAGGAAAATCGGCCACATCCGGCATACCAACGGAAAAGGCCGGGCTGCGGCGGCCACGCGGCTGACGCAGGGACGCAAGGCGCTGCCCGCGCTTGGACAGGCCGCGCCGCCTCGGCGTCGCCCCGTCCCGGTCGACAATCTTTCCCTTGGTCGCAAGCGCCTCTTCGGGCAGTTCCCCGGACACGAAAGAACCGGCCCCGACCTTTCCTTCCAGATAGCCTTCCGCCAGCAACTGATCGAAAGCCGCCGCCACGGTGTTTCTGGAAACCGCAAGGTCTTTTGCCAGCGTCCGTGTCGATGGCAGGCGTTCCCCGCCGACAAGACGCCCGGACAGGATCATTTCCCGGAGCTGATCATAGAGTTGCCGATGCATGGGCTTGTCAGAAGACCGTTCCAACGCAACCGGCAATAACGCTGCTCTATCTGTTCGCCGCATTCAAAATGGCCCCTTCACTTAGTTAACATTGGACCTTTCAATCATGCCAATTTCTTTTTCTATAGGAGCAGATTTTGAAAGTGACAAGCCCAGAAGCGTACCGAGACAATGCAACACAGAGACAAAGACCAGACCGACAACAGCTTTAACCCGACCAATGTGTCACGGGTCAAACGCGAGCATCAGCGGGGCGCCTATGACAAGGAAACCGTGTTTGGCATCCTGGATGCTGCCCCCTTCTGCCACGTCGGCTATACCATCGAAAACCGCCCCTATGTGACGCCGACGCTGCACTGGCGGGAAGGCGAGCGGATCTATTGGCATGGGTCCAGCGCCAGCCGCATGCTGCGCCAGGTCAAGACAGGCGTGCCCGTCTGCGTGACCGCCTCGCTGTTTGACGGCTATGTCCTGGCGCGTTCCGCCTTCCATCACAGTGCCAACTATCGCGCCGTCATGGCCTTTGGCACGGCCCATATGATCGAAGACCGCGATGAAAAGGAACAGTCCCTCAAAGTCATGATGGATCAGCTCTGGCCCGGCCGTTGGGAAGAACTCCGACCGATGTACGAACAGGAACTGAAGGCCACAACCGTGGTTGCCATGGATATCGAGGAAGCCTCTGCCAAGACACGCAGCGGTCCGCCCGTGGATGACGAAGAAGACTATGACCTGCCGATCTGGGCGGGTGTTGAACCCATTGTGCATGGGACCGGCACTCTGGAAACAGACCCGCGGATGCTGCCCGGCGTACCGCTGCCTGATTATCTGAAATAACGGCCTGCCGCCGGGACTGGACCTTTCGTCACTTTCCCCGTAAACAAGCCCAACGCAGCTTGAGGGGAAAGTGACATGCGCATTTATCATCTCGCCCGTAAAGCCGCCTGGGCCGAGGCGGAAAAATCCGGTGTCTATACCGGAACGCCGGAGGACCGGGCGGACGGATTCATCCATTTTTCCACCGCAACACAGGTCGAGGAAAGCGCCGCCAAGCATCGCGCAGGCGAAACAGACCTGCTGCTGGTATCCGTGGACGAGGACAGGCTGGGCGACGGCCTGAAATGGGAACCGTCCCGCGGTGGACAACTTTTCCCCCATCTCTACGGCGACATGCCGCTGACGGCAGCCATCGAAATAGTCCCGCTGCCACTGGGTGATGATGGCCTGCACCAGTTCCCCGCATTGACGGAGGAAGTGTAGGATGTCGCTTTCGGATTTCGCCCTGCCCTTTCTACGCTGTCTCAACCCGGAGACCGCCCATAACCTGACCCTGAAAGCCCTGAAAATGGGGTTTGGGCCGAAAGAATTTTCCGGTGATGACAGGATTCTGCACACCCGCGTCTGGGACCTGAACTTCCCGAACCCCGTGGGATTGTCCGCCGGATTTGATAAAAATGCCGAAGTGATCGACCCCATGCTGGAAACCGGACTGGGTTTTGTCGAGGTCGGTTCCATCACCCCGCGCCCGCAGCCGGGTAATCCCAAGCCGCGGATTTTCCGCCTGCCCAAGGACGGCGCGGTCATTAACCGCCTGGGGTTCAACAACAAGGGCATCGACTATGCCGCCCACAATCTGTCCCGCCATCGCAACGGGATCGTGGGTGTCAATCTGGGCAAGAACAAAGACAGCGAGGACGCGGCGGAAGATTATGCAAAGGGCACGTTGAAACTGGCCCCTTATGCAGGCTATCTGGTGATCAACGTTTCCTCGCCCAATACACCGGGCCTGCGCGCCCTGCAAGGCAAGGATGACCTGATCGTCCTGGTTGAAGCCGTCAAAGGCGCGCGAGCATCCGTTTGCCCCGACCGCAAGCCCCCCATCCTGGTCAAGATCGCACCGGACCTGACAGACGCCGACGTTCAGGATATCGTCGCCGTGGCCCAGACCACCGATGTGGATGGCCTGATCGTTTCCAATACGACAATCGCCCGGCCCGACAGCCTCAAGGAACAGGACAAGGCCGGTGAGACAGGCGGCCTCAGCGGCCTTCCCGTCTTTGGCCCGTCGACCGAGATGCTGCGCCAGGTTTACCAGCTCACCGAAGGGAATATCCCGCTGATCGGTGTTGGCGGAATCGCCAGCGGCCACGATGCCTATCTGAAGATCCGCGCCGGTGCATCGCTGGTACAGCTTTATACCGCGCTCATCTATCACGGGCCGTCGCTGATCCCCCGGATCAAACGTGAATTGGCGGAATTTTTGCGCCGCGACGGCTTTGCCTCCATCATGGAGGCGGTCGGCGCCGATCATCGCGAGGGTGCATAACAGCACGCAGCACTGGTCAAGGGTCTGTTTTCCCTATATGACTGAAGTGGGTTTGGTATCGGCGAAAACCGGTATCGATACAGGGTTAACCGTCTATCCGGGGGAGGCGTGGGCGCAACCTGGCATATAATTCTGACAGCAGGCTATGTGGTCCTCGGCTTGATCACAGCCTTTGTCGTGCCCGCAATCTGGCCGGAGGTCGGCACCCTGACGGGCATCCTGTCCGGTGTCGTTGTCGCCCTGGGCTTTGGCCTCGGCCATGAGGCCTACCGCCGCAAGAACTTCGAAAACCAGACCCACCGCCACATGCTCGCGTTGAAAAAGGCCTATGACCAGCACAAGCTGGAACTGGCAGAAATGCGCGTGGAACTGTTCCAGCAGGCCGCCGGAGGCATTCCGACCCGTACGGCCCCGGCCCCGCAGGAGACATTCAGCCCACCCCCCGTACCGCAGGCGCCGCCGGTGGCACCGCAACCATCATCGGCCCCTGCGTCTGATGACGCACAGCCCGCTGCCCCGGACATGGTTGAGCCGACGGACCCGCGCGAGGAAGTTGCCATTGAGGCCGAGGTGAAAGTCCTGCGCTCGCTCGTGGAGCAGCTTTATAAAGAGGATATCCCGACCTCGGCGCGCAAAAGCAAATCGGCTGGCGACAGCGGAGGCGACAAGAGCCGGATCGGCCTGCGGGTTGTTGGAAAGAACGGCAGGAACAACATCCTGGAAACGGTGAAGGAGGCACTGCGCAACGAACGCGTTGACCTCTACCTTCAGCCCATCGTCAGCCTGCCACAGCGCAAACGCCGCTTCTTCGAGTGTTTCAGCCGCATCCGCACCGCCGATGGAAACACCTTACAGGCGGACCAGTTCATGCCTGTGGCCCGCAAGGAAGGGCTGGAAGCAACTGTCGACAACATCCTTCTCTTCCGCTCAGTCCAGTTGCTGCAGAAAGTACGCGCCCATGACTATTCCATGGCATTCTTCTGCAACCTCTCGCCCAACAGCCTGTCCGATGAAAGCTTCCTGCAGGAATTCACCCGCTATATGGAAAGCCACCAGGATTTGGCCCCCAGCCTGGTTCTTGAGTTGAGGCAGTCGGATATCGAAGGCCGCCTGGAGGCCCTGACCCCGCATCTGGATCGCCTGGGGCGGCTGGGTTACCGTTTTGCGTTGGACGGCGTCACACAGTTTGACCTGGATGTGGGTGCACTTGCCCAGCGTCACTTCCATTTCGTCAAAGTCAATGCCGAGG
The Aestuariispira ectoiniformans genome window above contains:
- a CDS encoding DMT family transporter; amino-acid sequence: MHINEERIFSLPRSTFPMAGAAWMVLAAALFAVMNGLVRAAADMGMHPFQIGFLRSVVALLVLSPFLLRALSREGLSVLKTDLPFRHFSRSAGSTGGMLFFVFAIAQIPMAQATTITFSAPILITVGGALLLGEVVRLRRWVAVTIGFLGVLIVIRPGATEVGIGTLSAVAAAVSMTAAALIAKSLTRSEPVLRIMIYTNLGMTLLTLPLALWVWKPMTLEMWGIGCAIGGIAAISQTSVTRSFAAADASMVMPFDYLRLPFVALIAYFAFGEVPDTFTWIGAAVIIGSALYIAHRERVLAKRAAHT
- a CDS encoding acetoacetate--CoA ligase, with translation MSQPLWTPSATRIAKSNITSFAKALELEHGVSLPDYAALHDFSINEMEKFWSSFWEFADIKAQTRGEEVLIDADKMPGAQFFPGAKLNFAENLLTKRDNNTAIVFWAEDKVKRRLTWKELYDGVSRLSQALRDLGVKPGDRIAGFVPNMPETVMAMLAATAIGAIWTSCSPDFGIQGVLDRFGQTEPVVLFTADGYFYNGKSHDSLGRVKEIAGELSSLRKVVVMPLVDDDPEVHNILGAETLEDFIEDFEPKDIEFEMMPFNHPVYIMYSSGTTGKPKCIVHGAGGTLLQQKKEHLLHCDAKPGSRVFYFTTCGWMMWNWLVAALSCKATLMLFDGSPFAPSGNILFDYAQEEEITFFGTSAKWIDACSKAELRPIDTHNLGSVETITSTGSPLVPESFDYVYDAIKKDVLLASISGGTDILSCFMLGVPILPVWKGEIQVAGLGMAVDVFGEDGKTVEGDKGELVCTKPFPSMPVAFWNDPDGARYKGAYFKRFDNIWHHGDFVSRTEHGGYVIFGRSDATLNPGGVRIGTAEIYRQVEGFAQVLESIVIGQEWKGDTRVVLFVRLAPGATLDEDLQRAIRSHIRQQCTPRHVPAKIVAVDDIPRTRSGKITELAVRDIVHGRPVKNQEALSNPEALALYKNIPELQED
- the pdxR gene encoding MocR-like pyridoxine biosynthesis transcription factor PdxR: MRRTDRAALLPVALERSSDKPMHRQLYDQLREMILSGRLVGGERLPSTRTLAKDLAVSRNTVAAAFDQLLAEGYLEGKVGAGSFVSGELPEEALATKGKIVDRDGATPRRRGLSKRGQRLASLRQPRGRRSPAFSVGMPDVADFPFDVWSRLMSKAWRRPPIDLLANAEPAGYLPLREAIAGYLRTARAVRCDAEQVIIVSGAQQAIGLAAHVLLDDGDPVLVEEPGYPGVRGALMAAGAELIPVPVDDEGFDVDAGERMAPEARLACVAPSHQFPLSVTMTLARRLKLLEWASRGDGWVIEDDYDSEYRYGGRPLAALQGLDRDGRVVYVGSFSKVMFPSLRLGYLVVPPDLTEPFRAARAALDDHPSTIAQPALATFIEEGFFAAHLRRTRKLYSQRQEKLLSVLQARVGHLLDVAPSEAGMHVMARFRPELAARMTDVEAVERARDKGLSLSCLSSYYAASNGHQGLLLGYAAVPEEQMAEAVDRLARVLEA
- a CDS encoding pyridoxamine 5'-phosphate oxidase family protein encodes the protein MQHRDKDQTDNSFNPTNVSRVKREHQRGAYDKETVFGILDAAPFCHVGYTIENRPYVTPTLHWREGERIYWHGSSASRMLRQVKTGVPVCVTASLFDGYVLARSAFHHSANYRAVMAFGTAHMIEDRDEKEQSLKVMMDQLWPGRWEELRPMYEQELKATTVVAMDIEEASAKTRSGPPVDDEEDYDLPIWAGVEPIVHGTGTLETDPRMLPGVPLPDYLK
- a CDS encoding DUF952 domain-containing protein; amino-acid sequence: MRIYHLARKAAWAEAEKSGVYTGTPEDRADGFIHFSTATQVEESAAKHRAGETDLLLVSVDEDRLGDGLKWEPSRGGQLFPHLYGDMPLTAAIEIVPLPLGDDGLHQFPALTEEV
- a CDS encoding quinone-dependent dihydroorotate dehydrogenase; the protein is MSLSDFALPFLRCLNPETAHNLTLKALKMGFGPKEFSGDDRILHTRVWDLNFPNPVGLSAGFDKNAEVIDPMLETGLGFVEVGSITPRPQPGNPKPRIFRLPKDGAVINRLGFNNKGIDYAAHNLSRHRNGIVGVNLGKNKDSEDAAEDYAKGTLKLAPYAGYLVINVSSPNTPGLRALQGKDDLIVLVEAVKGARASVCPDRKPPILVKIAPDLTDADVQDIVAVAQTTDVDGLIVSNTTIARPDSLKEQDKAGETGGLSGLPVFGPSTEMLRQVYQLTEGNIPLIGVGGIASGHDAYLKIRAGASLVQLYTALIYHGPSLIPRIKRELAEFLRRDGFASIMEAVGADHREGA
- a CDS encoding EAL domain-containing protein, producing MGATWHIILTAGYVVLGLITAFVVPAIWPEVGTLTGILSGVVVALGFGLGHEAYRRKNFENQTHRHMLALKKAYDQHKLELAEMRVELFQQAAGGIPTRTAPAPQETFSPPPVPQAPPVAPQPSSAPASDDAQPAAPDMVEPTDPREEVAIEAEVKVLRSLVEQLYKEDIPTSARKSKSAGDSGGDKSRIGLRVVGKNGRNNILETVKEALRNERVDLYLQPIVSLPQRKRRFFECFSRIRTADGNTLQADQFMPVARKEGLEATVDNILLFRSVQLLQKVRAHDYSMAFFCNLSPNSLSDESFLQEFTRYMESHQDLAPSLVLELRQSDIEGRLEALTPHLDRLGRLGYRFALDGVTQFDLDVGALAQRHFHFVKVNAEALVNRFKASPGGGEVRSLKQQLDDRGIDMIVEHIETEQMLIELLDFNIDYGQGFLFGEPRMSKDPSAGGMRAG